Genomic window (Pseudomonas sp. MM211):
TTCAGCTTCTCGACCGCGACCTTGAGCTTCTCGGCGAAGGCATCGTAGACGCCGTCCTGCACGTAGATACGGTTGGCGCACACGCAGGTCTGACCGTTGTTGCGGTACTTGGAGATGATCGCGCCTTCGATGGCCTTGTCCAGGTCAGCATCGTCGAACACGATGAAGGGCGCGTTGCCACCCAGCTCCAGCGAAACCTTCTTGATGTCCTGGGCGCACTCGGCCATCAACTGGCGACCGATCTCGGTGGAGCCAGTGAACGACAGCTTGCGCACGATCGGGTTGCCAGTCAGCTCGCTGCCGATGTCGCCAGCGCTACCGGTCACCACGCTGAACACGCCAGCCGGGATACCAGCACGGGTAGCCAGCTCGGCCAGGGCCAGAGCGGAGTACGGCGTCTGCGAGGCCGGCTTGAGCACCATGGTGCAACCAGCGGCCAGCGCAGGGCCGGCCTTGCGGGTGATCATCGCGGCCGGGAAGTTCCACGGCGTGATGGCCGCGGTAACGCCGATCGGCTGCTTGATGACGATCAGGCGCTTGTCGGCCTGGTGCCCCGGGATGGTGTCGCCATAGATGCGCTTGGCTTCTTCGGCGAACCACTCGATGAAGGACGCCGCGTAGGCGATTTCGCCCTTGGCCTCGGCCAGCGGCTTGCCCTGCTCGATGGTCATCAGGCGAGCCAGGTCTTCCTGGTTCTCCAGCATCAGCTCATACCAGCGACGCAGCTTGGCGGAACGCTCCTTGGCGGTCAGTGCACGCCAGGCCGGCAGCGCCTTGTCGGCCGCTTCGATGGCACGGCGAGTCTCGGCCGCGCCCATCTTCGGCACGGTACCGATCACGTCACCCGTGGCCGGGTTGGTCACCTTGATGGTCTGGCCGCTGTCGGCATCAGCCCAGGCACCGTTGACGAAAGCCTGTTGGCGGAACAGTTGAGCGTCTTTCAGTTGCATGGCGGTCTCCTCTATCCTGGCACCACGGCGCCAGGAGATGACGAAAGAAGCTGGGAGCGAACCCAGGTAGGGTGGAGCGACAGATTAGCCACTGCCTGGCCGTTCGAACGGCGTGCAACGCCCAGAGTTCAGCGTAACTACATGCACCGTTTGAAATATCAAACAGATCCTAAGATCAGCGGGGTTAAAGGGCAATAGGCCGTTCGAGAAAATTAACAGCCCAGCCGATCACCGGCATTCGCACAGCCCTTCTTTATAGCCCAAGCCCGCCTTCCCCACCCACCAAACGCGCCCCGCCAGCAGCATGGACGCACGCCAGCGACATGCGTATGATTGCGCCCCGCAACGCACCAGTAGCTCAGCTGGATAGAGTACTGCCCTCCGAAGGCAGGGGTCGTGGGTTCGAATCCCGCCTGGTGCGCCAAATAATTCAATGACTTAAGTCAAAAGCTAGCTGACAGCATCCCAAGTGATGATAGCTAGACACAGATAGAGCCCCGCCTAAGTATGCTTAGGCGGGGCTTTTTATTGCCTATGAGTCAGAGAGGCGCAAAATGGATTAGAAGTCTTAACCCTGCCTTGCTGCCATCATAGCGGTGAAGACAGCACCCATGCTTTTGAAGGCTTTCTAGCTGGGGCATAGTTAATGGAGCACCGCCCCTCCCACTCTCGGCCCTGAATCACACTGGGTAGCGTCGACCTGGTTCTTCGCAGGATCTCTGCGCAGCAGTAAACGAGCGGCGACGATCATAAGTTTGATCCAGTCGGCGCGCTTGAATTGGCATTATCCGTATATGTACCTAAAGGATGTACTGACCCGAGGCAGAGGCCGGTGAGATCGATCAGCTGTTGTCGCATCAGTGGGTGCCGGGCTGACTTGAGGAAAACGTATTCCCCGTGCGCTTAAACCCAATGCCTTAAGGAGGCCAAGTAGCTCTCACTCCTGAGTAGATAGCATTCTGCTATCTTTGAGCGTGATCTATCTCAAAGGGACTTCTAATGTCACGTGTCACATTTCAGAGCGAACAGCCATCCGAGCTGGATGTGTTCCCCGGCGGAAGCCATGAGAAGGTCGCGACGGCGATCTGTAACTATGTTGCCGACGACCAAAATTCACGTGTCATAGGCCTTGATGGCGAATTCGGCTCGGGCAAAAGCTCAATCCTTAAGATGCTCGACCTCAAGCTGCGCGGCCTGGACTCCAAGTACAAGGTGTGGTTTTTCGATTGCGAGCAAAATTATCAAGGTTCTATCAAGAGTAATTTCATCGAGCTTTTCACGGATGAGCTCCTAAAAACCGCAGGCACAGACGAAGGGATAAAGAAGGAATTACGCGATAGCCGTGATAAAGCTCTTGGGCGCCACTTTACATACTCCAAGAGCACCACCAGCAGGGTCAGTGCCTGGGCGCTGGTTTTGGTTGTGACGCTTTTCTTCTCTTCCAGCTCGTTCAGAGAGCTGTTCGCCCTCACAAAGCTCAAGGATCCTGTGCCCGCATGGATTTACGTGCTTCACGTCCTCTCGCTGCTGAGTCCGCTCATTACCTTGGGATGTGCATGGTGGCAACTGAAAGATACTAAGGTCGGCGATCAGCGGTGGAGTGTTTTTCATCTATTTAAAGGTGGATCTGACGATACCATTACAGAAAAAATCCAAGTCGCGAAAGAGGTGACACCTCTTGACCTCAAACGCATCCTTGAAGCCGATCTAAATCTCTTCAATGACACTCACTACATTGTCATCTTGGACAACCTTGACAGGTTGCCTAAGGACAGTCTGCGCTCGGTGTGGAGCGATCTTGAAATTTTCACTTGGGCGTCAGCCGAAAACAACCTAACGACTATCGTGCCTTTTTGCTCAAACAAGGTGGCCCAATATTTAAGTGCCGATCAAGATCGTACCTACGACTCCAGAGATTTCATTGCCAAAAAATTCCCCGTTGTTTTCCGAGCTCCACCAATCATCACCGCAGGTTGGAAGGACGGATTCTACAGGCTTTGGGAAAGCACCTACCCGGATGGCGATCGGGACGTTGCTGAGAAATGCGCGCTTCTGCTCCAACGCCATAGCCCCATGGCGAGCAAGCTTGTAACGCCTCGTTTGCAAAAGCGATTCATCAACGATATCGCTACGACGTCACTGACACTTGGGGGCGACATCAATCTCGTATCCATAGCTGCACACCTGCTGCTGTGCAAATACAACGCTCATCCTCTACAGGAAGTCATCAGGACGGGTGGATTTTCTGATGCTTATAAAAACGCGAGTGAACACCTCGACGACAAGGACGTGGTGGCGACTCAGCAGCTCTTGGGAGCGATCGTTGGCTCGGAAATTGAAGGCGGCTGGCAGATCCAGTTCCTTCAGATTCACTTCCTCACCACCAGTGATATCGCGATAGCTGAGCTGATTGATGAGCCTTTGAGCCTCGCAGTCCAAGAACAAAATGGCGAACGATTCGCCTCGCTGGTCACCGTGTTTGGATTCCGTGATGCCCTTAGACGATATTTGTACAACGGCGGGTATCAGGCTGATCTTATCCAGACGATCCACCTAGCAGCGGAATCGCTGGATGAACAACAGCTGAGCCTGGTGACGTCGATCATCGATACCGAGCCGCAAGCCTTTGTTGGCGAGCCTGGTGAGGATGCCCTTGCTTTCTACGACGCCTTGAAGACCTGTAGGCAGGCCGGGCTGCGTACCGACGGCTTTGCTCGACTGAAGAAAAACCTTGATGCTGTTGTCAGAAAGGCTGCGAACGAACCGGTACTGGATGAAGACCTCAGTGCTCACTTGGACAAACTCGTCGAGTACGACCGCTGCCTTGACGCACTAGGCGCCACTATTGCTAGCGTGACGGCAAATAACGCCGCGTACTTCATTCATGTCGTCGCTCAAGTAGAAGACCTCAGAGTGATCGAGCACACGCATTTCGTCTTCAGCAAGCAGGGTAGTGCCAGCATATTGCAACACATTGCGAGCGGCCCTGAGACACCGGCGCCGATAATCTCTCTGACAGAGGAGCAGCGCGAGTATCTGTTGGAGTTTGCGTACTCTGGTCAAAAGTCAGGCCAAGACGCTATCAGTAAGCTTAGTGACGTCGAATTGAAGGCGGTTACCAAAGCCTTCATGAGTAACCCGGCAGACAATGGAGCGCTTTTCGCTTTCGCGCTTCATCGAGAGGTAAACGACTCGATCTTGACGACCTTGGTGGCCCAGCCCTTCACGGGACGGACAACCAGCCAGAATTCAGCTGTCGCTGCAATTTTATTGGCCGCGCAGAAATACTCAGAGCTGGTCAAGATCGAAGATCTGGATTCGGTCGTAAGCAGCGATGTCTTCAAATTGTTTTTTAGATCTGGGGGCACATCCGAACCACTCACATCCGGCTTCGAAGAGGAAGAAGTTGAGCAAGCAATCGCCAGGATCTTTGCATGGGCAGTCAAAGAGGACGCGATTTGGAGACTCAGCCACACCTATGTCTCAGGGCACTTCGCAACGATAGCATCCACCATTGCACCTTACGGAGTAGCTGCCCAGCAGCTGTTTGATTGGTTGAATGACTGGCAGCGGCACATGTTCGTCACGTTCGCCTCAGTAGAAGCGATGGATAACGATTTTGTTCGTAGGCTTACGTTTAGTGCCGATCAGCAGTACCTAGTGCCTAAATCCACTGCCCTCGAATACTACAGATCTCAAGAACGCAGTGAACAGGAGTGGGCAGATATCCTGCGCAGTGCTAGTCCTAACCATGCTGTCCTGATCGATATGCTCAAGACCAAGGACGGATTCCAGCTGGCGTCTTCGGCGCGTAAAGCGATCGTCGGCATTCTGAGAGAAAAGGCAAGCACGCCGGCCTTTAATATCGACAAGAACAGTGTGGCCACCATTCAGACGGTGATCGGCACCATAGATCAAAGTCAGAAAAACCTCTTGGGGGCGGACATCAGGACGCTGATCTATTCCGAGGGCAGTATCAGTGGCCAGGTTGCTTGGATACTTGAGACGTTTGGCGACCTAATTGTAGACGTGCAGCCATCGAGCACAATGGAGGTTGGCAAGCTCATGGGTATCCTGGACTACCTGAGTGAGAGCCCAGATGAGTCAGCGCCTACGCTGAAGTTTCTGGATAACAGAGCAGGGCAGATCTCGGCGTATAGATACTCACAAGAGCTTCGTAAAGCCATGGCTATCGCTGTGGCAAAACTCAGCAAAACCGCTCCAAACCTTTTCCAGGCCTTTGCCAAGAAAACGGGCTTCAAGGGGTTGCTGAAAGAACTGATGCGGCCTGATCGCAAAACGACTCAAGCCGATCCAGACTAGAAAAACTCCGCGCACAGTGACTTTCCCAAGGAATAGGCTGAGTAGGTGTTAAGGTCGGATGCGCTGGCACTCCTCAAACGTGGGCCTTGAGCGCCCCATCTATACGGATGCTAATCAGGTCACTGCCCCACCTTTATTAATTCCAGTCCCTCACAACAATCTCTTATCTCCACCGCTCGTCCCAACCGGCCGCCACCCGCTCAGAGGGTGGCCAACTCCTCAGAATCAATCGCCTCCGCCCCCACCAAAAACTTCTGCCGCAATAACGTCTCCCGCGTAATCGCGACCAGCGCATCGATCTGCATGTCGGGCATTTCCGTCATGTAGGAGAGGCAGAAGCGGGCCGGGGGGATGGGTGGGTCGCAGGGCAGGGTTTTCAGCAGGTTGAGGGCGAGCATTTCGCGGATCAGCGGTACGGGCAGGATGCCGATGGCATGGCCGGCGGAGACCAGTTTGGCCATGAAGCTCAGGGAGTTGCTGGAGTGAAAGGCTTCCGAGGGTGCGTTGCCGCCCTTCAGCCAGTTCTCGACTACCGAGTAGAGGGTCGAGGGGGCGGAGTGGCTGACGATGGGGTGGCCGGCGGCGTGTTCCGGCAGAAAGGGGTCGGCGTCGATGCCCAGTTGCGGGGCGGCGACCCACTGGAAGGTCATCCAGCCGATGAAGATGTCGGTGACGTCCTCGCGGGTGGCGGGGTTGGTGAGCAGCGCCAGGTCGAGCTCGTGGTCGTTGAGCTTGCGGTTGAGCACGGCACCGACGTCGATGGTGATTTCCAGGGTGATCTCGGGAAAGTGCGCCTTGATCTCGGCGATCACGGCGGTCAGGCCGACCATCGCCGAGCATTCGTCGGCGCCCAGGCGCAGCCTGCGATGCTGCTTCTGCTTGGCGGCGAATTGCTCGAGTTTCACGCTGTTGTTGAGCGCCAGCTCGGCGTGGCGCAGGGCGATATGGCCATCGGCGGTGAGGGTCATGCGCTGCTTGCTGCGGTCGAACAGCTTGACGCTGAGCAGCGATTCCATCTCCCGAATGCGCGAGGAAATGGCCGGCTGGGTGAGGTGAAGGTGGCGTGATGCAGCATGTACACCGCCCAATCGGGCAGTCCAGTAGAAGGCCTCGATCTGCATCAGGGTAATACGCATGATAAAAATCTTCCCCTCTTCTGTTCGCTGATTTTTATTATCGCCAGAAAAACATGCTTGCTAGGATCGGGCTAACTTTCTTGCCCAAAACGAATAATTAAATAGCGCATGTATATTATCGAAGCACTTCCTGAAGCAATTGATCCAGAAGAACTTTCCGTTCTTTTGCGAGCCGAGCCCGCGACTATCGGGCATTTCATTACCACCGG
Coding sequences:
- the gabD gene encoding NADP-dependent succinate-semialdehyde dehydrogenase encodes the protein MQLKDAQLFRQQAFVNGAWADADSGQTIKVTNPATGDVIGTVPKMGAAETRRAIEAADKALPAWRALTAKERSAKLRRWYELMLENQEDLARLMTIEQGKPLAEAKGEIAYAASFIEWFAEEAKRIYGDTIPGHQADKRLIVIKQPIGVTAAITPWNFPAAMITRKAGPALAAGCTMVLKPASQTPYSALALAELATRAGIPAGVFSVVTGSAGDIGSELTGNPIVRKLSFTGSTEIGRQLMAECAQDIKKVSLELGGNAPFIVFDDADLDKAIEGAIISKYRNNGQTCVCANRIYVQDGVYDAFAEKLKVAVEKLKIGNGLEEGTTTGPLIDEKAVAKVKEHIEDAVSKGAKILTGGKTHALGGTFFEPTILADVPKNALVSKDETFGPLAPLFRFKDEAEVIAMANDTEFGLASYFYARDLSRVFRVAEALEYGMVGINTGLISNEVAPFGGIKASGLGREGSKYGIEDYLEIKYLCLSI
- a CDS encoding P-loop NTPase fold protein is translated as MSRVTFQSEQPSELDVFPGGSHEKVATAICNYVADDQNSRVIGLDGEFGSGKSSILKMLDLKLRGLDSKYKVWFFDCEQNYQGSIKSNFIELFTDELLKTAGTDEGIKKELRDSRDKALGRHFTYSKSTTSRVSAWALVLVVTLFFSSSSFRELFALTKLKDPVPAWIYVLHVLSLLSPLITLGCAWWQLKDTKVGDQRWSVFHLFKGGSDDTITEKIQVAKEVTPLDLKRILEADLNLFNDTHYIVILDNLDRLPKDSLRSVWSDLEIFTWASAENNLTTIVPFCSNKVAQYLSADQDRTYDSRDFIAKKFPVVFRAPPIITAGWKDGFYRLWESTYPDGDRDVAEKCALLLQRHSPMASKLVTPRLQKRFINDIATTSLTLGGDINLVSIAAHLLLCKYNAHPLQEVIRTGGFSDAYKNASEHLDDKDVVATQQLLGAIVGSEIEGGWQIQFLQIHFLTTSDIAIAELIDEPLSLAVQEQNGERFASLVTVFGFRDALRRYLYNGGYQADLIQTIHLAAESLDEQQLSLVTSIIDTEPQAFVGEPGEDALAFYDALKTCRQAGLRTDGFARLKKNLDAVVRKAANEPVLDEDLSAHLDKLVEYDRCLDALGATIASVTANNAAYFIHVVAQVEDLRVIEHTHFVFSKQGSASILQHIASGPETPAPIISLTEEQREYLLEFAYSGQKSGQDAISKLSDVELKAVTKAFMSNPADNGALFAFALHREVNDSILTTLVAQPFTGRTTSQNSAVAAILLAAQKYSELVKIEDLDSVVSSDVFKLFFRSGGTSEPLTSGFEEEEVEQAIARIFAWAVKEDAIWRLSHTYVSGHFATIASTIAPYGVAAQQLFDWLNDWQRHMFVTFASVEAMDNDFVRRLTFSADQQYLVPKSTALEYYRSQERSEQEWADILRSASPNHAVLIDMLKTKDGFQLASSARKAIVGILREKASTPAFNIDKNSVATIQTVIGTIDQSQKNLLGADIRTLIYSEGSISGQVAWILETFGDLIVDVQPSSTMEVGKLMGILDYLSESPDESAPTLKFLDNRAGQISAYRYSQELRKAMAIAVAKLSKTAPNLFQAFAKKTGFKGLLKELMRPDRKTTQADPD
- a CDS encoding LysR family transcriptional regulator, which encodes MRITLMQIEAFYWTARLGGVHAASRHLHLTQPAISSRIREMESLLSVKLFDRSKQRMTLTADGHIALRHAELALNNSVKLEQFAAKQKQHRRLRLGADECSAMVGLTAVIAEIKAHFPEITLEITIDVGAVLNRKLNDHELDLALLTNPATREDVTDIFIGWMTFQWVAAPQLGIDADPFLPEHAAGHPIVSHSAPSTLYSVVENWLKGGNAPSEAFHSSNSLSFMAKLVSAGHAIGILPVPLIREMLALNLLKTLPCDPPIPPARFCLSYMTEMPDMQIDALVAITRETLLRQKFLVGAEAIDSEELATL